AAATAAAGGCATAGACATAGCAGGACAGCGAGGTCAGCCAATAGTATCTACTGCAGGGGGAACGGTTGTTTATTCGGGTAATGCACTACGAGGCTACGGCAATCTAGTGATTGTGAAGCACAATGATAATTACTTAAGTGCATACGCGCATAACGACCGATTATTAGTATCTGAAGGGCAAAGTGTGAAACCAGGGCAGAAGATTGCAACAATGGGAAGCTCTGGAGCCAGCAGTGTTAGGCTGCACTTTGAGATTCGTTACCAAGGTAAATCAGTTAATCCAAAACGGTATTTACCTTAAATACAATATGAATGATTAACGTATTGTATTGAGTGACATAGTCATTTAGCGACATATGAAGTTGTAATGTCATGCTAATTTCGCCAGGGGGAGGCGTTATGAGTATAAGCAATGCAGTAACCAAAGAAGAGTTCGATCTTGACCAAGCAACCACGGAACCGGAAGCTCTTGGAAAAGCAAAACGAACAGTCACGAAGAAAACCGAAGCGAAAGAAGAAGTTGAAGTTACGTCTAAAAGCTTAGATGCCACTCAACTGTATTTAGGCGAAATCGGTTTCTCACCACTACTAACCGCAGAAGAAGAAGTGCTTTACGCACGTCGAGCTCTACGCGGTGATGAAGCAGCACGTAAACGCATGATCGAAAGTAACCTGCGTTTGGTGGTAAAAATTTCTCGTCGTTATAGCAACCGTGGCTTGGCACTTCTCGATCTAATCGAAGAAGGCAACCTAGGCTTGATTCGCGCCGTAGAGAAGTTTGACCCAGAGCGTGGCTTCCGCTTCTCAACTTACGCAACATGGTGGATTCGTCAAACCATTGAACGGGCGTTGATGAATCAGACTCGCACTATCCGTTTGCCAATTCATGTTGTGAAAGAGCTGAACATCTACCTACGTACTGCAAGAGAGCTATCACAAAAGCTTGACCATGAACCAACGGCAGAAGAAATTGCTTCTAAGCTAGATAAGCCAGTTGGTGATGTGAGTAAGATGCTTCGTCTAAACGAACGAGTGAGCTCTGTTGATACGCCAATTGGTGGTGACGGTGAGAAAGCACTGTTGGATATTATTCCAGACATCAACAATTCAGATCCTGAGGTTTCAACTCAAGATAGCGATATCAAGAACTCACTGATATTCTGGCTTGATGAACTAAACCCGAAGCAGAAAGAAGTGCTTGCACGTCGATTTGGACTACTAGGTTATGAACCGTCAACGCTAGAAGAAGTTGGCCGTGAAATCAGCCTAACTCGTGAGCGAGTTCGTCAAATCCAAGTTGAAGGTCTTCGCCGTCTACGTGAGATTCTTATCAAGCAAGGTCTGAATATGGAAAACCTGTTCAACGTAGAAAACGACTAATTGAACGGATGATGCTTCTCTAAATAGAAGAAAAATAAAAACGCTGACTTTAAGTCAGCGTTTTTTTGTTTGTGGCTTTGGTATTTCATACCGTCTAAACAAAATAGCAGTACGGCAAGAACAAACTACTTGGTAAGAAACTAAAGCAGCTTCTTCAAGCGGTAAAGTTCTTCTAATGCTTGGCGAGGAGTTAGATCATCAGGATCAACATTCGCAAGTGCTTGTTCTACTTCGCTTGGTCCAGGGATCAGACTTAGTTGGTTTGCAATATCAACGCCGCTTGGCTTCGATGTCGGAGACTCAAGACTCAATGCTTCGAGCTGTGTTAGCTTCGCGCGAGCGTTCTTGATCACCGCTTTTGGTACACCAGCCAATCCTGCAACCGCTAGGCCGTAAGATTTACTTGCTGCACCTTCTTGAACTGCGTGCATAAAGGCAATGCTGTCACCATGCTCAACCGCATCTAGGTGTACGTTTGCTAGCGTTGGAAGTTGGTTTGGTAACTCGGTTAGCTCAAAGTAATGCGTTGCAAACAGTGTCATCGCGTTGATTTGATTAGCTAACCATTCTGCACTTGCCCAAGCTAATGACAAACCATCGTAAGTACTGGTACCACGACCGATTTCATCCATTAGCACAAGGCTGTTTGGTGTTGCGTTATGCAGGATATTGGCAGTTTCTGTCATCTCAACCATGAAGGTTGAACGGCCAGAAGCCAGATCATCCGATGCGCCAATACGCGTAAAGATACGGTCGATAGAGCCGATGGTCGCGCTTTCTGCAGGAACATAACAACCGATATGAGCCATCAATGCGATGAGTGCCGTTTGGCGCATATAGGTCGATTTACCACCCATATTTGGACCTGTGATGATCAGCATCTTACGTTGATCATTAAGGTCGATAGGGTTAGCAATAAAGGGTTCGTCCATCACTTGTTCAACAACAGGGTGACGACCTGCTTGGATCTGCACACCTGCAGCTTCTGTCATGGTTGGACGACAGTAATCCAGCGTATCTGCACGCTCAGCCAAGTTTTGTAGAACATCAAGCTGAGATACTGAAGAGGCGATGTTTTGTAGGCGCTCTAGATACGGCAGTAGTAAGTCAAACAACTCTTCCCACAGCTGTTTCTCGATAGCGAGTGCTTTCGACTTAGAGTTAAGCACTTTGTCTTCGTGCTCTTTTAGCTCGGGAATGATGTAACGCTCAGCGTTTTTCAGCGTTTGACGGCGAACATAATGTGGCGGCACTAGGTGGCTTTGTCCGCGGCTCACTTGAATGAAGAAACCGTGTACGTTGTTGTAACCAACTTTTAGAGTGTCGATACCATGACGTTCACGCTCTTCTTGCTCAAGCTTATCCAGAAACTCAGTTGCACCTGCTGCAAGGTCACGCCATTCATCTAGCTCGGTATTATAGCCTTCTGCGATCACACCACCGTCACGGATAACCACCGGTGGGTTCTCTTTGATCGCTCGCTCGAGTAGTTCAGAAACTTCGTCCACAGGAGAAGCATATTGAGCAAGTTGAGTTAGGTACGGGTGCTTAAGTTGCGTTAGCGTTTCAGCAAGCTCTGGCAAGTATTCCATTGCTTGGCGAAGTCGTGCCATATCGCGAGGGCGAGCAGAACGAAGTGCAAGACGAGCAAGAATACGCTCGATATCACCAATCTGCTTTAAGGTTGGCTGTAGCTCTGTGAATAGAGCCAAATCTTTCATCTCACCAATCGCATCTAGGCGCTGATCGAGCGCAGAGATATTGCGCATTGGTTGATGTAACCAACGCTTAAGCATACGGCTACCCATTGCTGTTGCGGTGTGATCAAGTACTTCGGCAAGGGTGTTATCAGTACCACCTCCAAGATTTTGCGTGATCTCTAGATTGCGGCGAGTCGCTGCATCGAGGATCACAGAGTGATCTTGTTTATCCATCGTCAGTGAACGGATATGTGGAAGGGCTGTACGTTGAGTATCTTTTACGTATTGGATCAAACAACCAGCCGCACATAGACCCAGTTTTGCGCTTTCTACGCCAAAGCCAACCAGATCGCGAGTACCAAATTGCTTATTTAATTGCTGCTTAGCAGTGTCTAATTCAAATTCCCATACAGGGCGACGGCGATTGCCATTACGGCTTGCCATTAGATTTACTGGCTCGAAATCTTCAGGGAACAGTAGCTCACGTGGTGAGGTTCTCTGCAGTTCTGCTGCCATTGCTTCTTCCGTTTCTGGTTCGCAAAGTTGGAATCGACCGGAGGTAATATCAAGTGTCGCGTAACCAAATTTACCGTTGTGGTGGTAAATGGCTGCAATTAGGTTATCAACGCGCTCAGAAAGTAATGCTTCATCGGTCACGGTACCGGGTGTAACGATACGTACAACAGCACGCTCAACAGGGCCTTTTGAAAGTGCTGGATTACCAATCTGTTCACAAATTGCTACGGATTCACCAAGTTGTACTAACTTTGCAAGGTACCCTTCAACGGCATGGTAAGGAACACCCGCCATAGGAATAGGCTCACCATTTGATGAACCACGTTTAGTCAGTGAAATATCGAGGAGTTGAGAAGCTTTTTTAGCATCATCATAGAAAAGCTCGTAGAAATCGCCCATGCGGTAGAACAGCAGAATTTCTGGGTTTTCTGCTTTCAGTTTTAGGTACTGCTGCATCATGGGAGTATGTTTTTGATCGGCTTTCACAGTTAACTTCTTTCGTTTATTTCTATTGCGGCTTAGGATACGTGAAAGCGTTTCGTGCGAAAAGCGGCTGATGCGAAAAGATGCGAATCCAAATGATATGACAGTAAATAAAGGGAAGTTGATGATGCAGATGACTCAAGACCTTAGTGAACAGCTTGGACATTTACTCGCTAAACACAAACAAGTGTTAGTGACGGCTGAATCTTGCACTGGCGGAGGTGTTGCGAGTGCAGTCACCGATATTGCGGGCAGCTCTGGGTGGTTTGATCGCGCTTTTGTTACGTACAGCAATGAAGCTAAGCAAGAGATGATAGGTGTACAGCTTAAAACCTTAATTGAGTTCGGCGCTGTAAGTGAGCCTGTCGTAATAGAAATGGCGAGCGGGGCATTGCAACATTCAAATGGGACGCTCTCTGTATCAATCAGTGGCATTGCTGGCCCAGGTGGCGCGACCGAAGATAAGCCTGTTGGTACGGTATGCTTCGCGTGGAGAGCGCTAAATGGCTGGGATAAAGTAGAAACGCATGTATTTACAGGCGACAGATCACAAGTACGCCAACAAGCTACGCACCATGCCCTGCAAGTTATTTATGATTACCTATCAATGGAAGGTAAGTAACATTTGCACAAATTATTTTCATACAGGTATAGACACTGTATGAATCAACAGTATAATGAAAGTCAATTAGTCACCCCTATGTGGGTTAGAAATAGATTCTAGATCGCTTGTTGAGACAACCGATTATGTGGAGATAGAAATGGACGAGAATAAACAAAAAGCGTTAGCCGCAGCCCTTGGTCAGATTGAAAAGCAATTTGGTAAAGGTTCTATCATGCGTCTTGGTGATAACCGCACAATGGACGTAGAAACTATTTCTACAGGTTCTCTATCTCTAGATATCGCACTAGGTGCTGGTGGCCTACCGATGGGACGTATCGTAGAAGTTTACGGTCCAGAATCATCAGGTAAAACAACGCTAACGCTTGAGCTTATTGCTGCAGCACAGAAAGTGGGCAAAACGTGTGCATTCGTTGATGCGGAACACGCACTAGACCCTATCTATGCTCAAAAGCTTGGTGTTGATATCGATGCACTTCTTGTTTCTCAACCAGATACTGGTGAGCAAGCGCTTGAAATCTGTGATGCACTGGCTCGTTCAGGTGCAATCGACGTTCTTGTTATTGACTCAGTTGCAGCACTAACACCAAAAGCAGAAATCGAAGGCGAAATGGGCGACAGCCACATGGGTCTTCAGGCTCGTATGCTTTCTCAAGCGATGCGTAAGCTGACGGGTAACCTAAAGCAGTCTAACTGTATGGCTATCTTCATCAACCAAATCCGTATGAAAATTGGTGTGATGTTCGGTAACCCAGAAACAACAACGGGTGGTAACGCGCTTAAGTTCTACGCATCTGTTCGTCTTGATATCCGCCGTACTGGTGCGATCAAAGATGGTGATGAGGTTGTTGGTAACGAAACCCGTATCAAGGTTGTTAAGAACAAGATTGCTGCACCGTTTAAACAAGCTGAAACTCAAATCCTATACGGCAAAGGCTTCAACCGTGAAGGTGAGCTTATCGATTTAGGCGTTAAGAACAAGCTGGTAGAAAAAGCGGGCGCTTGGTACAGCTACAAGGGCGACAAGATCGGCCAAGGTAAAGCTAACGCTGGTAAATACCTGCGTGAAAACCCAGAGGTTGCTCTAGAGATCGATACTAAGCTTCGTGAATTGCTACTGACTCCTGCTGTTCTTGAAGAGAAAGACGTAGAGAAAGAAGAAGAAAACGAAGAGCTATAAGCTGACGTTTTACAGAGTAGATGTTTGAAAGAAGCATCTGCTTTGAAAGAATTTAAAGCCTCGCATATTTTATGCGGGGCTTTTTTATTGGTTCAGCTCCGTAGAGCATGTCTTTGGTCAACTCTCTTTCGTTGAGTGAGTTTCTTAGTTACTAGGTCGTCAATTTAGTTCTGCTTTTCCGCGGCTAGATATAGTGGAATATTCTTCATTTTATCGAATTCCCACTAAAATCCTGCCCAAGGGTGTCTTTTCTACAAGAAAACTAGTCGAAGCCTTAACCATGATCTACAATACGGCAAAATTCTAACTCGACTATTTTCAGGAAGAGCTGCATGTACATGAGCACTGATGAGGTTCGCAACGCGTTCCTTAAGTTCTTTGAGAGCAAAGAACACCAAATCGTAGACAGTTCATCGTTAGTTCCACATAACGATCCAACCCTGCTATTCACTAACGCAGGTATGAACCAATTCAAAGATTGCTTCTTAGGCGCCGAAAAACGTGCCTACACTCGAGCAACTACGGCTCAGCGTTGTGTACGTGCGGGTGGTAAACACAATGACCTTGAAAACGTAGGTTTCACGGCTCGTCAC
This region of Vibrio sp. BS-M-Sm-2 genomic DNA includes:
- the rpoS gene encoding RNA polymerase sigma factor RpoS translates to MSISNAVTKEEFDLDQATTEPEALGKAKRTVTKKTEAKEEVEVTSKSLDATQLYLGEIGFSPLLTAEEEVLYARRALRGDEAARKRMIESNLRLVVKISRRYSNRGLALLDLIEEGNLGLIRAVEKFDPERGFRFSTYATWWIRQTIERALMNQTRTIRLPIHVVKELNIYLRTARELSQKLDHEPTAEEIASKLDKPVGDVSKMLRLNERVSSVDTPIGGDGEKALLDIIPDINNSDPEVSTQDSDIKNSLIFWLDELNPKQKEVLARRFGLLGYEPSTLEEVGREISLTRERVRQIQVEGLRRLREILIKQGLNMENLFNVEND
- the mutS gene encoding DNA mismatch repair protein MutS encodes the protein MKADQKHTPMMQQYLKLKAENPEILLFYRMGDFYELFYDDAKKASQLLDISLTKRGSSNGEPIPMAGVPYHAVEGYLAKLVQLGESVAICEQIGNPALSKGPVERAVVRIVTPGTVTDEALLSERVDNLIAAIYHHNGKFGYATLDITSGRFQLCEPETEEAMAAELQRTSPRELLFPEDFEPVNLMASRNGNRRRPVWEFELDTAKQQLNKQFGTRDLVGFGVESAKLGLCAAGCLIQYVKDTQRTALPHIRSLTMDKQDHSVILDAATRRNLEITQNLGGGTDNTLAEVLDHTATAMGSRMLKRWLHQPMRNISALDQRLDAIGEMKDLALFTELQPTLKQIGDIERILARLALRSARPRDMARLRQAMEYLPELAETLTQLKHPYLTQLAQYASPVDEVSELLERAIKENPPVVIRDGGVIAEGYNTELDEWRDLAAGATEFLDKLEQEERERHGIDTLKVGYNNVHGFFIQVSRGQSHLVPPHYVRRQTLKNAERYIIPELKEHEDKVLNSKSKALAIEKQLWEELFDLLLPYLERLQNIASSVSQLDVLQNLAERADTLDYCRPTMTEAAGVQIQAGRHPVVEQVMDEPFIANPIDLNDQRKMLIITGPNMGGKSTYMRQTALIALMAHIGCYVPAESATIGSIDRIFTRIGASDDLASGRSTFMVEMTETANILHNATPNSLVLMDEIGRGTSTYDGLSLAWASAEWLANQINAMTLFATHYFELTELPNQLPTLANVHLDAVEHGDSIAFMHAVQEGAASKSYGLAVAGLAGVPKAVIKNARAKLTQLEALSLESPTSKPSGVDIANQLSLIPGPSEVEQALANVDPDDLTPRQALEELYRLKKLL
- the pncC gene encoding nicotinamide-nucleotide amidase, coding for MQMTQDLSEQLGHLLAKHKQVLVTAESCTGGGVASAVTDIAGSSGWFDRAFVTYSNEAKQEMIGVQLKTLIEFGAVSEPVVIEMASGALQHSNGTLSVSISGIAGPGGATEDKPVGTVCFAWRALNGWDKVETHVFTGDRSQVRQQATHHALQVIYDYLSMEGK
- the recA gene encoding recombinase RecA, which gives rise to MDENKQKALAAALGQIEKQFGKGSIMRLGDNRTMDVETISTGSLSLDIALGAGGLPMGRIVEVYGPESSGKTTLTLELIAAAQKVGKTCAFVDAEHALDPIYAQKLGVDIDALLVSQPDTGEQALEICDALARSGAIDVLVIDSVAALTPKAEIEGEMGDSHMGLQARMLSQAMRKLTGNLKQSNCMAIFINQIRMKIGVMFGNPETTTGGNALKFYASVRLDIRRTGAIKDGDEVVGNETRIKVVKNKIAAPFKQAETQILYGKGFNREGELIDLGVKNKLVEKAGAWYSYKGDKIGQGKANAGKYLRENPEVALEIDTKLRELLLTPAVLEEKDVEKEEENEEL